Within Streptomyces antibioticus, the genomic segment GCGCCGGGCGGGCTGTCGGCCTGGTCGGTGGTGACGAGTTCGTGCACCTCGCCGACGCGGACGCAGCGGCTGGTGAACTCCTCCAGGCGCATGCCGCGGTCCTCGCGGCGGTGGGTCAGGACCTTGACGACGGTGGCGTGCACGGCGCGTTTGGCACCGTCCTCGCGGGGGTTCACCGGAGGGCTCCTTCCGCGCGGTAGACGGCGTCGACGAGTTCGAGGGCGGCCAGTCCGTCGTCGGCGGCGTCCCGGCCGGTGCGCAGCCGGGTGTCGAAGTCGCCGAGCACGCCGACGTACTCGTGCCAGAGGGAGCCCTTGAACTCGGGGTGCCCGGCGAGCATGTCGGCGGACAGCCGGGTGCCGTCGGTGAGTTCGACGGTGACGTCCTTGACCTCGCCGTCGTAGGACCAGTCGAGTTCGACCCGGGCGCCGGCCCCGGAGGGGGCGCGCAGGGCGATGTCGGCGCGGCGGTCGGTGCCCTGGGCGTCGCGGACGACGTCGGCCCCTTCCAGGGCGACGTCGCCGAGGAACAGCCGTACCAGGTCGAAGGCGTTGGGGCCGTTGTCGGCCACGCAGCCGCCGCCGCAGCGGTCGGCGTCGAGGTACCAGCGGTCGCTGCCCGCGTGGTCCTCGATGCGTTCGAGGTAGCGCACGGTCAGGGTGCGCACGGGGGCGTCGGCCGCCGTGACCTCCTGGAGCAGGCGCAGGACGGCGGAGTTGTAGCGGCGGTGGAAGGAGGTGAAGAGGGTGACGTCCTTGTCGCGGGCGAGCGCGGTGAGGGCGCGGCCGTCCTCGACGCGGGTGGCGAGGGGCTTCTCGACGCAGACGGCGACACCGGCGGCGAGGGCGTCGGCGCACACCGTGGCGTGCGCGTCGTTGGGGACGTTGACGACGACGGCGTCCACGGCGGCGTCGGCCAGCAGGTCCGTGTGGGCGGTGTACGTCTCGGCGGTGGTGCGGAACGGCTCCAGCGCGGCGGGCCGCAGATCGCAGACGGCGGTGAGGTCCACGCCGGGCAGCCGGTCGAAGGCGGCGACGTAGAACTTGGAGATGACGCCGAGGCCGATCAGGCCGATCCGGGTCGGCCGCCCGTCGGGGCGGGTCATCGGGCGGCCGCCTCGGGGAAGGCCAGGCCGCGTTCGGCGGCCAGGGCGGTGAGTTCGGCGTGGGCTTCGGCGGACAGCGGGACGCCGTGGGCGCGGCGGTGCTCGGCGGTCAGTTCCTCGGGGCGGCCCGGGTAGCTCACCGGGCGGGCCGGGTCGAGGGGCGGGCAGTCCAGGAGCGCGCCGAAGAGTCCCCCGGCGTCGGCGAGGAAGTCCGGTCCGGAGCGCAGCGCGCCCGGGGCCAGGACGAGGGCGGTCAGGCCGATGTCGTCGTCGCGTCCGGAGGGCCGTCCGTCGCCGGTGAGGGCCTCGGGGGCGGGGCCGAGGCCGGCGCCGGGCACCAGCGCGGCCAGCACCTCGACCATCAGGCCGAGCCCGTAGCCCTTGTAGGCGCCGGTGGCGGGGTCGCCGCCGAGCCAGCGCAGGAAGCCCTCGCCGGTGTCCAGGGCGTGGGGGTCGGTGACCGGGCGGCCCTCGGCGTCCTCCAGCCAGCCCGGC encodes:
- a CDS encoding Gfo/Idh/MocA family protein — protein: MTRPDGRPTRIGLIGLGVISKFYVAAFDRLPGVDLTAVCDLRPAALEPFRTTAETYTAHTDLLADAAVDAVVVNVPNDAHATVCADALAAGVAVCVEKPLATRVEDGRALTALARDKDVTLFTSFHRRYNSAVLRLLQEVTAADAPVRTLTVRYLERIEDHAGSDRWYLDADRCGGGCVADNGPNAFDLVRLFLGDVALEGADVVRDAQGTDRRADIALRAPSGAGARVELDWSYDGEVKDVTVELTDGTRLSADMLAGHPEFKGSLWHEYVGVLGDFDTRLRTGRDAADDGLAALELVDAVYRAEGALR